A section of the Acidobacterium capsulatum ATCC 51196 genome encodes:
- a CDS encoding 2-isopropylmalate synthase, giving the protein MTQDRLYFFDTTLRDGEQAPGCSMTAAEKLQMARTLENLGVDILEAGFAAASDGDFEAIRTIASEVRGPSVASLSRSRKEDIVRAAQAVETGSKPRIHIFLASSDIHLEYKLKISRAEALEQAGSSVRLARQYVDYVEFSPEDSTRTDLDFLCEMVKVAIEAGATTINLPDTVGYAVPNEYGAMFRTVLAKVPGADKVILSAHTHDDLGLATANALAAIEAGARQVECTINGIGERAGNAALEEIAAALHVRKDKYPVEHGIQLEKLYPASQQLGQTISFGPSPNKAIVGANAFAHEAGIHQHGVLSNPLTYEIITPSAVGVPSNRMVLGKHSGRAALKARLKDLGYVLGPEDIEETYHAFTALADRKKAVYDQDLINLVAHHQRHADLVPEVPANS; this is encoded by the coding sequence ATGACACAAGATCGCCTCTATTTCTTCGATACGACGCTTCGCGATGGGGAACAGGCCCCCGGCTGCAGCATGACTGCCGCAGAGAAGCTGCAGATGGCCCGAACGCTCGAAAACCTGGGCGTGGACATTCTGGAAGCAGGCTTTGCCGCCGCCTCGGACGGGGACTTTGAAGCGATTCGCACGATTGCGAGCGAAGTGCGCGGTCCCAGCGTGGCGTCGCTGTCGCGCTCGCGCAAGGAAGACATTGTGCGCGCCGCGCAGGCGGTGGAAACCGGCTCGAAGCCGCGCATTCACATCTTTCTGGCCAGCTCGGACATTCACCTTGAGTACAAGCTGAAGATCAGCCGCGCCGAAGCACTGGAGCAGGCGGGCTCTTCTGTAAGGCTGGCACGGCAGTATGTGGACTATGTGGAGTTTTCTCCGGAAGACTCGACGCGCACCGATCTCGACTTTTTGTGCGAGATGGTGAAGGTGGCCATCGAGGCCGGAGCGACGACGATCAACCTGCCGGACACGGTGGGCTACGCGGTGCCGAATGAGTATGGCGCGATGTTTCGCACGGTGCTTGCGAAGGTGCCGGGCGCGGACAAGGTGATCTTGTCCGCGCACACGCATGATGATCTTGGCCTGGCGACCGCCAACGCGCTGGCGGCGATTGAAGCCGGTGCGCGGCAGGTGGAGTGCACCATCAACGGCATTGGAGAGCGCGCGGGCAATGCGGCGCTCGAAGAGATTGCCGCGGCGCTTCACGTGCGGAAGGACAAGTATCCGGTGGAGCACGGAATTCAGTTGGAGAAGCTGTATCCGGCGAGCCAGCAACTGGGGCAGACGATCAGCTTTGGCCCCTCGCCCAACAAGGCGATTGTGGGCGCGAATGCCTTTGCGCATGAGGCGGGCATTCATCAGCATGGCGTGCTGTCGAATCCGCTGACGTACGAGATCATTACGCCCTCGGCGGTAGGCGTGCCGTCGAATCGCATGGTGCTCGGCAAGCACTCTGGCCGCGCGGCGCTGAAGGCGCGGCTGAAGGACCTGGGCTATGTGCTGGGGCCGGAAGATATTGAGGAAACCTATCACGCCTTCACAGCGCTGGCCGACCGCAAGAAGGCGGTGTATGACCAGGACTTGATCAACCTGGTGGCGCACCACCAGCGGCATGCGGATCTTGTGCCGGAAGTTCCGGCGAATTCGTAA
- a CDS encoding LysR family transcriptional regulator — translation MDLWQLETFLAVVEERGFSRAATRLHRTQPAVSQTIRKLEEELGEQLFERTSREGTLTSAGELLRSYAERLLRLRAEAQIAIEELQSLERGRLVIAANEYTCLYLLPVLDEFRRVCPQIGVTVQRSLASRIPEHLLERSVEFGIITFRPDRAQFQATAVYSDGAAFVMSPEHPLARLSEVPIRELGAENFVAHNVASPLRQRIIEVFAVHQTPLNIGVELPSLEAVKRYVGLGNGVALVPTLTVEPELRRGELIHVPIPEIAITRTLWLVQRRGVRISHAGAAFLRVVERIAAERGNPFLYRIEQD, via the coding sequence ATGGATCTCTGGCAGCTCGAAACCTTTCTCGCCGTCGTCGAGGAGCGCGGCTTCTCCCGCGCCGCCACGCGTCTGCACCGCACGCAACCGGCCGTCAGCCAGACGATCCGCAAGCTCGAAGAGGAGCTGGGCGAGCAGCTCTTTGAGCGCACCAGCCGCGAAGGCACGCTCACCAGCGCAGGAGAGCTCTTGCGCAGCTACGCCGAGCGCCTGTTACGCCTGCGCGCCGAGGCCCAGATCGCCATCGAGGAGCTGCAATCGCTCGAGCGCGGCCGTCTCGTCATCGCCGCCAACGAATACACCTGTCTTTATCTGCTGCCGGTGCTCGATGAGTTCCGCCGCGTCTGCCCGCAGATTGGCGTCACGGTGCAACGCTCACTGGCCAGCCGCATTCCCGAGCATCTGCTGGAGCGCTCGGTCGAGTTTGGCATCATCACTTTCCGGCCCGATCGCGCGCAGTTCCAGGCCACCGCCGTCTACTCTGACGGAGCAGCCTTCGTCATGAGCCCCGAGCATCCTCTGGCCCGGCTCTCCGAGGTCCCCATCCGGGAACTCGGCGCGGAAAACTTCGTCGCCCATAACGTCGCCTCGCCGCTACGCCAGCGCATCATTGAGGTTTTTGCCGTCCACCAGACGCCTCTCAACATTGGCGTCGAGCTGCCCAGCCTTGAAGCCGTCAAGCGTTACGTGGGCCTCGGTAACGGTGTGGCGCTCGTCCCCACGCTCACCGTCGAGCCGGAGTTGCGCCGGGGTGAGCTCATCCACGTGCCCATTCCAGAGATCGCCATCACCCGCACCCTGTGGCTCGTCCAGCGGCGCGGGGTGCGCATTTCCCATGCCGGAGCCGCCTTTTTGCGCGTTGTCGAGCGCATCGCCGCCGAGCGGGGGAACCCATTCCTTTACCGGATTGAGCAAGATTAG
- a CDS encoding acyloxyacyl hydrolase, translating to MKKSWLLFVLLPLMAVAAMGQESRMDVSGSASGLIPPFVAGSGAVYLHSNTGLGGLVSYRYDLTPRSQLEANYGYAQMKEHFSSPSYNYIVNTRRQEVTFAYVQNFYFHNFNPFIEAGGGIGIYTPIDNTYTTITVSNLKQQMLPTALYGVGFAYELSPSWDLRVEYRGLISKTPEFGYTPFNTRRYYNVNDPVIGFAYHF from the coding sequence ATGAAGAAGAGTTGGTTGCTTTTCGTACTGCTGCCGTTGATGGCAGTAGCAGCAATGGGGCAAGAGAGCCGCATGGATGTCAGCGGCAGCGCATCGGGCCTGATTCCGCCCTTCGTCGCTGGATCGGGTGCCGTTTACCTGCACTCCAACACGGGACTCGGTGGACTGGTGAGCTATCGCTATGACCTGACCCCGCGCAGTCAGCTGGAAGCCAACTATGGCTATGCGCAGATGAAGGAGCACTTCTCCAGCCCCAGCTACAACTACATCGTGAACACGCGCCGGCAGGAAGTCACCTTCGCCTACGTGCAGAACTTCTACTTCCATAACTTCAATCCGTTCATTGAAGCTGGTGGCGGCATCGGCATCTACACGCCCATCGACAACACCTACACCACGATCACCGTCTCCAACCTCAAGCAGCAGATGCTGCCCACCGCGCTCTACGGCGTCGGTTTCGCCTACGAACTGAGCCCAAGCTGGGACCTCCGCGTCGAATACCGTGGCCTCATCAGCAAGACGCCTGAGTTCGGCTACACGCCCTTCAACACGCGGCGCTACTACAACGTGAACGACCCGGTTATCGGCTTCGCGTACCACTTCTAA
- a CDS encoding outer membrane beta-barrel protein, protein MVLKKFLGWAAAPALLLLVAQASMAQVRPSTTGGGGSVVVGAEASLFKPDSLPKGFIDGYTTSDYTASDLAGVGFFFDVNLKPRWGMEGEANWLNYHGSQGEKQQHYLLGPRYRVYRWHSASAFVKFMMGAGREVFPDRIGKGSYFAFGPGGTLDYQLTPRIDVRADYEYLDWPKAPNLGPEIPNNGMHPQGISIGIGYRLLNGQR, encoded by the coding sequence ATGGTGCTCAAAAAGTTCTTAGGATGGGCGGCGGCTCCCGCACTGCTGCTGCTGGTGGCCCAGGCGTCCATGGCGCAGGTGCGGCCTTCGACGACCGGCGGCGGTGGTTCTGTGGTGGTGGGCGCGGAGGCTTCGCTCTTCAAGCCCGATTCCCTGCCCAAGGGTTTCATCGACGGCTACACGACGAGCGATTACACGGCGAGCGATCTGGCGGGCGTGGGGTTTTTCTTTGATGTGAATCTGAAGCCCCGCTGGGGCATGGAAGGCGAGGCGAACTGGCTGAACTACCACGGCAGCCAGGGCGAGAAGCAGCAGCATTATCTGCTGGGGCCGCGCTATCGCGTATATCGCTGGCATAGCGCGTCTGCGTTTGTGAAATTCATGATGGGCGCGGGGCGCGAGGTGTTTCCTGACCGGATTGGCAAGGGCAGCTACTTTGCCTTTGGGCCTGGAGGGACACTCGATTACCAGCTCACGCCGCGGATTGACGTTCGCGCGGACTACGAATATCTGGATTGGCCAAAGGCGCCGAACCTCGGGCCAGAAATTCCGAATAACGGGATGCATCCGCAGGGAATCTCGATCGGGATCGGCTACCGGCTGTTGAATGGGCAGAGGTGA